A section of the Oncorhynchus gorbuscha isolate QuinsamMale2020 ecotype Even-year unplaced genomic scaffold, OgorEven_v1.0 Un_scaffold_1964, whole genome shotgun sequence genome encodes:
- the LOC124024622 gene encoding paired box protein Pax-2a-like, which produces MANTTLPGYPPHVPPTGQGSYPTSTLAGMVPGSEFTGNPYSHPQYTTYNEAWRFSNPALLMPHPEVPDHLLLPRHMTATSYHGNQINHHHLHHDYNHGFGSVHVAPV; this is translated from the exons ATGGCCAACACAACCCTACCAGGTTATCCCCCTCACGTACCCCCCACCGGCCAAGGCAGCTACCCCACCTCAACACTGGCCGGAATGGTTCCTG GGAGTGAGTTTACAGGAAACCCTTACAGTCATCCACAGTACACGACCTACAACGAGGCATGGCGGTTCAGCAACCCAGCATTACTAA TGCCACATCCAGAGGTTCCGGACCACCTACTGCTGCCACGGCATATGACCGCCACTAGTTACCATGGAAACCAAatcaaccaccaccacctacacCATGACTACAACCATGGCTTCGGCAGTGTCCATGTTGCCCCGGTGTGA